In Mercurialis annua linkage group LG6, ddMerAnnu1.2, whole genome shotgun sequence, the following are encoded in one genomic region:
- the LOC126687759 gene encoding uncharacterized protein LOC126687759 — protein MKGVIRFGKKGKLAPRYAGPYEIIERIRMVAYKLALPSEMSQVHPVFHVSMLRKYIPDPHRIIQPQEVEIDEELSYEEEPVEIVDTQIRKLRSKEIPMVKVLWRSRTIEECTWETEADMRKRYPHLFAQGNNLF, from the coding sequence atgaaaggtgtAATCCGATTTGGAAAGAAAGGAAAGCTAGCGCCGAGATATGCAGGACCATATGAGATTATTGAGCGAATAAGAATGGTAGCTTATAAGTTAGCATTACCGTCTGAGATGTCGCAAGTACATCCAGTGTTTCACGTGTCGATGCTTAGGAAGTATATTCCTGACCCTCATAGAATAATTCAACCTCAGGAGGTTGAGATAGACGAGGAGTTATCTTATGAGGAAGAACCCGTAGAAATTGTGGATACCCAGATTAGGAAACTTCGTAGTAAGGAGATACCTATGGTAAAAGTGCTCTGGAGGAGCCGTACAATTGAGGAATGTACGTGGGAAACAGAGGCGGATATGCGGAAACGATATCCCCACTTGTTTGCTCAAGGtaataatttgttttga
- the LOC126685773 gene encoding uncharacterized protein LOC126685773 isoform X2, with the protein MANSNPELETLEEEQRPPRIDRNLNQSSQEWETMARAWLTAFPEPKTVSTTAVESWIDSNRGYLPADLQSMPRSDLIDRLLAIQNYMRLPNQAIAEANEVDIPHARFQRTDQWLPVYSWLESLDKDEAVKSKDISDWLTENPDIKEHLCSKHSRYHLMHYIKKCHMKILKRREKKKGLQQNDKPTSPKAHKIMVIKESTPVPSNPLNNIPKDSDLYLVKRNEAHRKFEILRELKKTLSPHFLKPQGTEMKQ; encoded by the exons ATGGCAAACTCAAACCCAGAACTAGAAACCCTAGAAGAAGAGCAGAGACCGCCACGGATCGATCGAAACCTAAACCAGTCGTCCCAAGAATGGGAGACGATGGCTCGAGCTTGGCTCACCGCATTCCCAGAACCCAAAACCGTAAGCACCACTGCGGTAGAGTCTTGGATAGACTCCAACCGCGGCTATTTACCAGCTGACCTGCAATCAATGCCCCGGTCCGACCTCATTGATCGCCTCCTCGCTATTCAAAATTACATGAGGCTGCCTAATCAG GCAATAGCAGAAGCCAATGAGGTTGATATTCCGCATGCTCGATTTCAACGAACAGATCAGTGGCTACCGGTTTATTCCTGGTTGGAATCTTTAGATAAAGATGAGGCGGTGAAGTCTAAAGATATCTCTGATTGGCTAACTGAGAACCCGGATATCAAAGAACACTTGTGCTCCAAACATTCTCGATACCATTTGATGCACTACATAAAAAAGTGCCATATGAAGATACTAAAAAGGCGCGAAAAGAAGAAG GGATTGCAGCAGAATGACAAACCCACCTCTCCAAAAGCTCACAAAATCATGGTTATAAAAGAAAGCACTCCAGTTCCAA GCAACCCTTTGAACAATATACCTAAGGATAGTGACTTATACTTGGTCAAACGAAATGAAGCTCATCGTAAATTTGAGAT TTTACGGGAGCTAAAGAAGACGCTTTCCCCTCATTTTTTAAAGCCTCAAGGTACAGAAATGAAGCAATGA
- the LOC126685773 gene encoding uncharacterized protein LOC126685773 isoform X1, protein MANSNPELETLEEEQRPPRIDRNLNQSSQEWETMARAWLTAFPEPKTVSTTAVESWIDSNRGYLPADLQSMPRSDLIDRLLAIQNYMRLPNQQAIAEANEVDIPHARFQRTDQWLPVYSWLESLDKDEAVKSKDISDWLTENPDIKEHLCSKHSRYHLMHYIKKCHMKILKRREKKKGLQQNDKPTSPKAHKIMVIKESTPVPSNPLNNIPKDSDLYLVKRNEAHRKFEILRELKKTLSPHFLKPQGTEMKQ, encoded by the exons ATGGCAAACTCAAACCCAGAACTAGAAACCCTAGAAGAAGAGCAGAGACCGCCACGGATCGATCGAAACCTAAACCAGTCGTCCCAAGAATGGGAGACGATGGCTCGAGCTTGGCTCACCGCATTCCCAGAACCCAAAACCGTAAGCACCACTGCGGTAGAGTCTTGGATAGACTCCAACCGCGGCTATTTACCAGCTGACCTGCAATCAATGCCCCGGTCCGACCTCATTGATCGCCTCCTCGCTATTCAAAATTACATGAGGCTGCCTAATCAG CAGGCAATAGCAGAAGCCAATGAGGTTGATATTCCGCATGCTCGATTTCAACGAACAGATCAGTGGCTACCGGTTTATTCCTGGTTGGAATCTTTAGATAAAGATGAGGCGGTGAAGTCTAAAGATATCTCTGATTGGCTAACTGAGAACCCGGATATCAAAGAACACTTGTGCTCCAAACATTCTCGATACCATTTGATGCACTACATAAAAAAGTGCCATATGAAGATACTAAAAAGGCGCGAAAAGAAGAAG GGATTGCAGCAGAATGACAAACCCACCTCTCCAAAAGCTCACAAAATCATGGTTATAAAAGAAAGCACTCCAGTTCCAA GCAACCCTTTGAACAATATACCTAAGGATAGTGACTTATACTTGGTCAAACGAAATGAAGCTCATCGTAAATTTGAGAT TTTACGGGAGCTAAAGAAGACGCTTTCCCCTCATTTTTTAAAGCCTCAAGGTACAGAAATGAAGCAATGA
- the LOC126685773 gene encoding uncharacterized protein LOC126685773 isoform X3 has product MANSNPELETLEEEQRPPRIDRNLNQSSQEWETMARAWLTAFPEPKTVSTTAVESWIDSNRGYLPADLQSMPRSDLIDRLLAIQNYMRLPNQQAIAEANEVDIPHARFQRTDQWLPVYSWLESLDKDEAVKSKDISDWLTENPDIKEHLCSKHSRYHLMHYIKKCHMKILKRREKKKGLQQNDKPTSPKAHKIMVIKESTPVPICEGASLCCHILADRQKIDPSYNMIKMI; this is encoded by the exons ATGGCAAACTCAAACCCAGAACTAGAAACCCTAGAAGAAGAGCAGAGACCGCCACGGATCGATCGAAACCTAAACCAGTCGTCCCAAGAATGGGAGACGATGGCTCGAGCTTGGCTCACCGCATTCCCAGAACCCAAAACCGTAAGCACCACTGCGGTAGAGTCTTGGATAGACTCCAACCGCGGCTATTTACCAGCTGACCTGCAATCAATGCCCCGGTCCGACCTCATTGATCGCCTCCTCGCTATTCAAAATTACATGAGGCTGCCTAATCAG CAGGCAATAGCAGAAGCCAATGAGGTTGATATTCCGCATGCTCGATTTCAACGAACAGATCAGTGGCTACCGGTTTATTCCTGGTTGGAATCTTTAGATAAAGATGAGGCGGTGAAGTCTAAAGATATCTCTGATTGGCTAACTGAGAACCCGGATATCAAAGAACACTTGTGCTCCAAACATTCTCGATACCATTTGATGCACTACATAAAAAAGTGCCATATGAAGATACTAAAAAGGCGCGAAAAGAAGAAG GGATTGCAGCAGAATGACAAACCCACCTCTCCAAAAGCTCACAAAATCATGGTTATAAAAGAAAGCACTCCAGTTCCAA TTTGTGAAGGCGCAAGTCTATGCTGCCATATATTGGCGGATCGACAGAAAATTGACCCATCTTATAATATGATAAAGATGATTTGA